AGTCCTTATCCTCGACGACGACGCCCATTTGTTCCCGCAGCCGCTCTTGCGCGGCGACGGCCTCATCGAGCAATTGCCTGCCGCGCGCCAGGTTCTCCGCGTCCTCCGAAACAAGGGAATTCATTTCGCGGGGGTCCTGTTCGAGATTGAACAGCATCTCGTGCCCGGAGATCTGACCCCGCACGTACTTCATGGGCCCGAACACGACGCTTTCCGCACGGTCCTGAAAAAGGGTCGCGCCACTGTACACCGGCGTCTCCTGATACCCGGGCGGCGCGGCGCCGAGTGCTTCTGCAAAGGACGGCGCCAGCCCCCGCGCGGTCGCGGGCCGGACGCCGCACAGGTCGAGAACGGTGGGCAGGATAGCCTGCGTAGAAACGCGGGCATCGACCGTTCCGGCCCCGCGGCTTCCCGGCAGCTTGACCAACAACGGCACCTGCACCAATTCGTTGTAGAGCGTGTGCCCGTGCTCGAACCGGTCATGGTCCCAGAACTCTTCGCCGTGGTCGGCGGTCAGCACGATAAGCGTGTCATCGTATAGCCCAAGTTCGCGCAGCGCGTCCAGCAACCGGCCGATTTCGGCGTCAACGTAGCGCACGTCGCCCTCGTAGAGCGCGCGAATCCACGCGCGTTCCTCCGCGCTCCGCGCGACACATCCCACACGGCCGCGCGTGACATCGCTGAAATGATCGCCCTGTTCGCGCAGTTTCGGGCCGGCCGGCAGGTACGCTTCCGGCGGCGCATAGGGAATGTGCGGCTCGAGGTAATGCACCCAGAAGAAGAAATCCTCCCGGGCGTGGTCTTTCAGCCAGGAAATGGCATGCTCCGTCAGTTCGGTGGAAGCAGGCTTCTCCGAGACAGACCCCGTCAGCCAGCGCGGGAGCCCCAGTCCGAAATGCTTGACCGGGGCCGATTCCCGCGGGAACCAAGTGTACTCATGGAACCCCCGATTGAGTTTGCTGCGGGGCAGAAGGAAACCGTTGAAGCCGAGTCCGGCAGTCCGGTACCCGGCCGCCGCGAAGCACTCGGCCATGGTGGGCACTTTGTCCGGCAACGCATGCGTGCCGTCCGTGAGCAGGTGAACCCGCGGCGGCAACCCCGTCAGTATCGATGCGACCGAGGGATAGGTCCACGGCGCGGTGCTGAACGCATTGGAGAATATCGCGCCGTCGCGCGCGAACGCGTCTATGCGCGGGGTGCTGTCCTGTCTCGCGCTGTAACACCCCAGCGCGTCCCGGCGCAGCGTATCCACGGTGATGAGCAGGATACGCTTTATCGCGTGGTCCGCGGCAGAAAGGGCTGGCGCCGCTGGCGCGCGTTCCGCTGGCAGCGCAAGACCCCACGGCAGCGGCGCGCACACGGCCGCGGCCACCGCGGCCAGCGCCGCGCCCAGCAGGCGAGGCGACCTGCCAAGCCGCCAGATAAGCACCCCCCCAACGACAGCGGCGGCCGCACACGCGCCCCAGAACACGCCGCCGCCCGCTTCCGCGAATGCGCGGCCTCTCGCCCACGTCGCGACGGCCCATACGCCGAGCACGAAGACGACTATGGTGAAAACCCGCGGACTGAGAGCAACCGGACCGCGCCTGCGGGTCACTTTCGCGTACACGAGACTCGTGACTCCCGCAATTATGAACGAAATGGCCGCGAAATCCGTGAGCAATAACTGCCGATGTTCCCTGTATTTGTCGGTGTAGGTAAATACGAGGTCGAGCGACTGCACCATGAAATCGAAGAGCATCAAAAACGAGAGCAGGAAGAAGAGCGCGATCCCCGGCCGGACTCCGCCCAGAAACACGACGAAGAAATGGAGGAGCAGCCAGGCAAGGATGGCTACGAGCAGCAGGATTGCCGTCACGACGGAAAACCGCTGCGCGAATTCCACAAAGGGCATCGATGCAAGCGGGTCGCTCGTGGAATAGTAGGTAAGGACTTCGATGGACGCCATGCCCAGGCAAGCCAGAAAACACCACATCAGCGCACTGCGCAAGGTCGAAAACGCCTGAATCGTCACGATACGTTCTCCTCTT
Above is a genomic segment from Candidatus Hydrogenedentota bacterium containing:
- a CDS encoding sulfatase; protein product: MTIQAFSTLRSALMWCFLACLGMASIEVLTYYSTSDPLASMPFVEFAQRFSVVTAILLLVAILAWLLLHFFVVFLGGVRPGIALFFLLSFLMLFDFMVQSLDLVFTYTDKYREHRQLLLTDFAAISFIIAGVTSLVYAKVTRRRGPVALSPRVFTIVVFVLGVWAVATWARGRAFAEAGGGVFWGACAAAAVVGGVLIWRLGRSPRLLGAALAAVAAAVCAPLPWGLALPAERAPAAPALSAADHAIKRILLITVDTLRRDALGCYSARQDSTPRIDAFARDGAIFSNAFSTAPWTYPSVASILTGLPPRVHLLTDGTHALPDKVPTMAECFAAAGYRTAGLGFNGFLLPRSKLNRGFHEYTWFPRESAPVKHFGLGLPRWLTGSVSEKPASTELTEHAISWLKDHAREDFFFWVHYLEPHIPYAPPEAYLPAGPKLREQGDHFSDVTRGRVGCVARSAEERAWIRALYEGDVRYVDAEIGRLLDALRELGLYDDTLIVLTADHGEEFWDHDRFEHGHTLYNELVQVPLLVKLPGSRGAGTVDARVSTQAILPTVLDLCGVRPATARGLAPSFAEALGAAPPGYQETPVYSGATLFQDRAESVVFGPMKYVRGQISGHEMLFNLEQDPREMNSLVSEDAENLARGRQLLDEAVAAQERLREQMGVVVEDKDFLGEEAVQSLKALGYL